The Lycium barbarum isolate Lr01 chromosome 10, ASM1917538v2, whole genome shotgun sequence genome includes a region encoding these proteins:
- the LOC132614114 gene encoding cationic amino acid transporter 7, chloroplastic-like, with the protein METHSSSFTNIKSYLKALSDTPNRLVRRAGSVSTSFEETSRVRARSGGDMKRSLRWYDLIGLGVGGMVGAGVFVTSGHASRVCAGPAVVLSYAIAGLCALLSAFCYTEFAVDMPVAGGAFSYIRITFGEFLAFLTGANLIIDYVLSNAAVARSFTGYFCTALGISTESKLRITVNGLPEGFNEIDVVAVLVVLALTVIICYSTRESSTLNMVLTALHLVFIVFVIVIGFTRGDTKNFTEAGDKNNHTSGFFPFGASGMFNGAAMVYLSYIGYDAVSTMAEEVRNPVKDIPVGVSGSVILVTVLYCLMAASMSMLLPYDMIDPDAPFSGAFVGSDGWRWVSNVIGVGASFGILTSLLVAMLGQARYMCVIGRSSVVPAWFARVHSKTSTPVNASVFLGVCTAAIALFTDLQILLNLVSIGTLFVFYMVANAVIYKRYVSVGVTNPWPTLSFLVCFSLTSILFTLLWQLAPPGKPKAFMLGACTAIAIAVLQLFHYMVPQARKPEFWGVPLMPWIPSISIFLNIFLLGSLDRPSYVRFGFFSALAVLVYVLYSVHASFDAEEDGTLSEKNIELVKESIEVQDHTLKV; encoded by the exons atggaGACCCATAGCTCCTCTTTCACTAATATCAAATCTTACCTCAAAGCACTTTCAGATACCCCAAACCGTTTAGTTCGCCGGGCCGGTTCTGTCTCGACTAGTTTCGAAGAAACAAGTCGAGTCAGGGCCCGGTCTGGTGGCGACATGAAGAGAAGTCTCCGTTGGTACGACCTTATCGGACTCGGTGTCGGTGGTATGGTTGGTGCCGGTGTTTTTGTTACTTCTGGTCATGCTAGTAGAGTATGTGCTGGCCCTGCTGTTGTTCTGTCGTATGCCATTGCTGGCTTATGTGCTCTGCTCTCTGCTTTCTGTTATACTGAATTTGCTGTTGATATGCCTGTTGCTGGCGGCGCTTTTAGCTATATCCGTATCACTTTCG GTGAATTTCTAGCGTTTTTGACCGGTGCAAATTTAATTATTGACTATGTATTATCAAATGCGGCGGTGGCGAGGAGTTTTACTGGATATTTTTGTACAGCGCTCGGCATATCTACAGAAAGCAAATTGAGAATCACCGTTAATGGCTTACCAGAAGGATTCAATGAGATTGATGTTGTTGCTGTGTTAGTGGTTTTAGCCCTCACCGTAATCATCTGCTACAG tACAAGGGAGAGTTCGACGTTGAATATGGTATTAACGGCGTTACATCTAGTGTTCATAGTATTTGTGATAGTAATTGGATTTACAAGAGGGGATACGAAGAATTTTACAGAGGCAGGGGATAAGAATAATCATACGAGTGGATTCTTCCCATTTGGTGCTTCAGGTATGTTTAATGGAGCAGCAATGGTGTATTTGAGTTACATAGGGTACGATGCCGTTTCAACAATGGCTGAAGAGGTCAGAAATCCAGTTAAGGATATACCTGTTGGTGTCTCGGGTTCCGTTATACTCGTGACAGTTCTTTACTGCCTCATGGCTGCTTCAATGTCCATGCTTCTTCCTTATGATatg ATTGATCCAGATGCGCCATTTTCGGGAGCATTTGTGGGATCGGACGGCTGGAGATGGGTATCAAATGTGATAGGTGTTGGGGCTAGTTTCGGTATTTTAACATCTTTATTAGTAGCGATGTTGGGCCAAGCTCGATACATGTGTGTGATCGGACGGTCCAGCGTAGTCCCCGCTTGGTTTGCTAGGGTCCATTCTAAAACATCAACGCCTGTTAATGCTTCCGTTTTCCTTG GAGTTTGCACAGCAGCAATTGCCCTTTTCACTGATTTACAAATACTACTCAACCTTGTATCAATTGGTACACTGTTTGTATTTTACATGGTAGCAAATGCTGTTATCTACAAGCGTTACGTCTCGGTTGGAGTAACAAATCCATGGCCTACACTATCATTCCTTGTTTGCTTCTCATTGACATCCATTTTATTCACCTTGTTATGGCAATTAGCACCACCAGGCAAGCCAAAAGCCTTCATGCTTGGGGCCTGTACTGCTATCGCCATCGCTGTGTTACAACTGTTCCACTATATGGTACCACAAGCGCGAAAACCCGAGTTTTGGGGTGTCCCATTAATGCCATGGATTCCTTCCATATCTATCTTCCTCAACATATTCTTGTTAGGTTCACTTGATAGGCCATCCTACGTGCGATTCGGATTCTTCTCAGCTCTTGCTGTGCTAGTGTATGTTCTCTATAGTGTTCATGCTAGCTTTGATGCTGAGGAAGATGGGACACTTAGTGAAAAGAACATTGAACTGGTGAAGGAATCTATCGAGGTCCAGGACCATACTCTAAAAGTGTAA